A window of Candidatus Cloacimonadota bacterium contains these coding sequences:
- the tnpA gene encoding IS200/IS605 family transposase: MSHSLNRIWIHAVWSTKNRFPFLTNQKQTIFSKLDELLKEQQCENIVINGFEEHVHSLFLLNPNKNISEIIKNIKGSSSHWINQKELFKVKFAWQVGFASFSVSESLVEKVSQYIKNQELHHKKMSFSEEWNLLLKKHNLVIEENH, from the coding sequence ATGTCACATTCATTGAATAGAATTTGGATTCATGCAGTTTGGAGCACAAAAAATAGATTCCCTTTTTTAACCAATCAGAAACAAACGATATTTTCCAAACTGGATGAATTACTTAAAGAACAACAATGTGAAAATATAGTAATAAATGGTTTTGAAGAACATGTTCATTCGCTGTTTCTTTTAAATCCTAATAAAAACATCTCAGAAATTATAAAAAATATTAAAGGCAGTTCTTCTCATTGGATAAATCAAAAAGAATTGTTTAAAGTCAAGTTTGCCTGGCAAGTTGGTTTTGCGTCCTTTTCTGTTAGTGAATCATTAGTAGAAAAAGTTTCGCAATACATCAAGAATCAAGAATTACATCATAAAAAGATGTCTTTTTCAGAAGAATGGAATTTACTTTTGAAAAAACATAATCTTGTAATTGAGGAAAACCATTAA
- a CDS encoding 3-deoxy-D-manno-octulosonic acid transferase, translating into MFLYRFLTSLLYLLFWPFISLRFKGRERRERFGKIKNGFDKCVWIHAASMGEVNAVKTLITELLQKYAHTDFVLSTMTATGQDAARKISPKLKTIFLPLDFCIPMKRLFKKLNPELIILVETEFWPNMLFLAKKKKVPVVMVNARLSDQSYPNYRRTRFIWKSVWKAIVAVNAQSGKDAQRFENLKFNNVKNSHNLKFCVDLPQFSRKKLRQEIGYKESDKILVWGSSRPGEEKLLLKILHDLKSKIPNLKIIVVPRHLHRLPEVKTILAQQDYSLYSDLKKNSDILIIDEMGILNTFYALSDLAIVGGSFFNFGGHNPLEPAFYGIPTIIGNYHHSCRDSVDRLRENNGIIVSNKKKLADDIIDIFKNYESAKKMGRSAQKALSLNSDSLQINLNKLEKYLD; encoded by the coding sequence ATGTTTTTATATCGATTTCTAACTTCGCTTTTGTATTTGCTGTTCTGGCCCTTTATATCTTTACGATTTAAAGGCAGAGAACGCAGAGAACGTTTTGGCAAGATCAAGAATGGTTTCGATAAATGCGTTTGGATCCACGCCGCATCGATGGGAGAAGTGAACGCTGTAAAAACGCTGATAACAGAACTTTTGCAAAAATATGCGCACACTGATTTCGTACTTTCTACAATGACTGCTACAGGACAGGATGCTGCCCGAAAGATAAGCCCAAAGTTAAAAACAATATTTCTGCCCTTGGATTTCTGTATTCCGATGAAAAGGCTTTTCAAAAAGCTGAATCCCGAACTGATTATCCTGGTGGAAACTGAATTCTGGCCGAATATGCTTTTCCTGGCAAAAAAGAAAAAAGTTCCAGTTGTTATGGTAAATGCACGTCTTTCAGATCAATCTTATCCCAACTACCGTCGCACTCGTTTTATCTGGAAATCGGTCTGGAAGGCGATTGTAGCAGTAAATGCACAATCTGGAAAAGATGCTCAAAGGTTTGAAAATCTTAAGTTTAATAATGTTAAAAATTCTCACAATCTTAAATTCTGCGTTGATCTGCCACAATTCAGTCGAAAAAAATTGCGCCAAGAAATTGGTTACAAAGAATCTGATAAGATCTTAGTTTGGGGCAGCAGCAGACCAGGTGAAGAAAAACTGCTGTTAAAAATATTACACGATCTAAAATCCAAAATTCCAAATTTGAAGATAATAGTCGTACCTCGTCATCTGCATCGATTGCCGGAAGTTAAAACTATTTTAGCTCAACAAGATTATTCGCTGTATTCTGATCTAAAAAAGAATTCAGATATTTTAATTATTGATGAAATGGGAATTTTAAATACTTTTTACGCCCTTTCCGATCTGGCAATTGTGGGTGGTAGTTTTTTCAATTTTGGTGGTCACAATCCCTTAGAACCGGCTTTCTATGGAATTCCAACTATCATCGGAAATTATCATCATTCCTGCCGAGATTCTGTTGATAGGCTTCGCGAAAATAATGGAATTATTGTTTCCAATAAAAAGAAATTAGCTGATGATATAATAGATATTTTCAAAAATTACGAATCTGCCAAAAAAATGGGAAGATCAGCTCAGAAAGCTCTATCATTGAATTCTGACAGTTTGCAAATAAACCTGAATAAACTTGAAAAATATTTGGATTAA